TTATTACATCCCATATGTAGCTTTTTCGCTCTAGGAATATTCTATCTCAAGGACACTTGATAGTAACTGCAAGATTACATAAGTGTGACATAgcacaaacatgatttttgcataCAATGTGACTTTACCCCTGAAGCACACTGTGATCTGGCAAAGATTGTATAGCTCAAAGTTCCCTCTTAAGACTTCTTTTTCATGGAACTAGAACACGTACTTTTTCTCTCTTAATAATGTGGAACAAAAATTTGTGCCTTGAGatcagatcatcatcaaaatgcaCGTTTATATATCAAACAGCAacaaatattgaaaaagaaaatgaaacaatTTTGATCCAAGGAAATAACTCTAGTGAAAGCTATTCTATTCAATTCTAGAAATGCACTCAACTACTAATACAAAAACGAATTAAAAACAATTCTAAGAAGGCAAAAACCACCGATGTTTGCAATTTAGCTACAAAAGAATCAAGCATGTAACCACCTAAGCAATTCCGATGCATTCTTGCAACAATAACTTCATAAATTACAAGCCCTTTACTTCTAAATTTGAATGAGTATAATTCTCCAAAATAGTGATTAAATAACTCTTCTTTGTTGCTTCATTTAATTGGTCTTTTCCTTGGTCCAAGTTGAAGAAAAAAATATCCATGTGATTACATAATGGGCAGTAGATAAATCTCCAATATCTCACTGTGAATCTGATTCAACATTCAAAGTGTGCAAATCATGAACTTTTTTTACACTTTGCCAGACTTTCTGAGTTTATCCCTTGACCCGAAAATCTACAATTTTGTTCCCTTAACAAACAAGAACAACAAAATACATTAAAGCTAAAAAGGGAAAGGACCAGTGCAGAAGGCCCCCCCGGCCATTGTGAGATCTGGAGAAAGCTATATAAACTAATTTGTCAAATAGCCAAAAGACATTACTGGGCTAACAGATCATAAtgaaaatagaaagaagaaaagaTGAAATAGATTAAATCTAACAGATTGTTGTTTGTGTTATTGTCTTATAGTTTCTGGATTTGCTGCCAAGATATCAGTGTTCTAACAATTACAATTCACTTAAAATACTGAAAGAAAAAAGACATCATTAACTGGAGCTAATGAAAATGCAACAAACATTCACACGGAAACAATACGAAGCATAATAGTGATCGTGGACAAGACAAGCAAAGGATGCCAGGAGTTGCGAACATTACCGCCTCCATTCTTCTGATCTCATATCGCGCGTATTGTGCCACCAAGTACACAGCTGTCACAGAAAAGGAAACCCCTTTAGCTTTCTAGATCAAAAGGCCATAGATTTTTCCCCAGATATCACATTTCGCCCCAAAAATCCATTGAAATGACAGAACGGAAACAGAAACTCAAATTTAGATCGGAAAGGAATACCTAAAGAGGGCAAGCAAGCAAAGAAGAGCTGTACCAGATGGAAATCGAGCCTGAGAAGCAAACCAAGAGCTTCAGATCCAAACCAATCCTGAAACAAGAGGTTGCAAGGACAGAAATGAGGGAAAGGACGAGGCGCACCCGAACTTCTTCCTTTTGGGAGGGGTGGTGAATAGGATCTTGGCGGCGGTCATGAAGTCGAGGTTTTCAAGCCGCTGGTAGGCCTCGCTCCTCGCCTCCACCTCCGACTGCGGggcgacggaggaggaggaggaggaggccggcGGCGCCTTGTCGGGGTGGTCGGTTGCGGAGGAGAGAGGCCGAGCTCCGAGGACGGGGCGGAGGCGACGTGAGTGGAGGAGCTGTAGCCGTATTAAGGGAGTGAGAGGCCGTGCCTTCATCTCATCGCGTCGCCGCTTCTTCCCGAGGTCGGGATCCGGGGCGGGCCGTGACCGGACCACGAATCGAGGGTTTTAGGAGACGTTTCGGACGCAAAGGGAGACGGGGATTTTTTTctattaaatttaaattgattTAAAATGAAAATTATGTTTTCGAGGGGAGGCTGTGATCGAGTTGCAGACGTTGGATTGAAGATGGAGGGTGGATGATCATATAGATCAATAT
The DNA window shown above is from Musa acuminata AAA Group cultivar baxijiao chromosome BXJ2-4, Cavendish_Baxijiao_AAA, whole genome shotgun sequence and carries:
- the LOC135609602 gene encoding uncharacterized protein LOC135609602 isoform X2, yielding MKARPLTPLIRLQLLHSRRLRPVLGARPLSSATDHPDKAPPASSSSSSVAPQSEVEARSEAYQRLENLDFMTAAKILFTTPPKRKKFGLDFHLVQLFFACLPSLAVYLVAQYARYEIRRMEAELEEKKKQDEEKQKAKEAEMSNDEEKSEAELSKVKARLDALEEAVKEIADEKKKIPTSKLSKDQDQDKREKVSSVDEKSSTQSQLNTRSSDTERVGGSGP
- the LOC135609602 gene encoding uncharacterized protein LOC135609602 isoform X1, coding for MKARPLTPLIRLQLLHSRRLRPVLGARPLSSATDHPDKAPPASSSSSSVAPQSEVEARSEAYQRLENLDFMTAAKILFTTPPKRKKFGLDFHLVQLFFACLPSLAVYLVAQYARYEIRRMEAELEEKKKQDEEKQKAKEAEMSNDEEKSEAELSKVDEEKSEAELSKVKARLDALEEAVKEIADEKKKIPTSKLSKDQDQDKREKVSSVDEKSSTQSQLNTRSSDTERVGGSGP